The nucleotide sequence TTCAAGATTCATTGTTTCAGAGTCCAATCCTAGTTGATTGAAGATCTTCTCTGGCGTTTCTGTCATGATTGGCTGAAGTAATATCGCTGCGATACGCAAAGATTCAGCTAAATGGATCATGACACTATTCAATTCAGCTTTCTTTTCTTCGTCTTTTGCTAATACCCATGGTTCTGTTTCATCAATGTATTTGTTTGCACGAGAAATCAGCACCCAGATTTCAGCCAATGCTGTATTGAATTCCATTTTTTCCATTGCATCATGGTAACGTCCGACAACGTTAGCAGCCGTCGTAGACAGTTCACTGTCAAATGGAGTGACAAGTGAGGCATAGTCAGGAACGAGTCCATCACAATATTTGTTGATCATAGCAATCGTTCGATTCAATAAGTTCCCTAGATCATTTGCCAGATCATAATTGACACGGGAAACAAAATCTTCTGGCGTAAAGACACCATCTGACCCAAACGGAACAGCACGAAGCAAATAATAACGGAGTGCATCTAAACCATAACGTTCCACAAGCATTTCAGGATAAACGACATTTCCTTTTGATTTAGACATTTTTCCGTCTTTCATCAATAGCCAGCCATGCCCAAATACTTTTTTAGGTAGAGGCAAATCAAGGGCCATCAGCATGATTGGCCAATAGATCGTATGAAAGCGAACGATTTCTTTACCGACCATCTGAACATCTGCAGGCCAGTATTTTTCGAATAGACTTTCATCTTCGGAGCCATATCCTAGTGCAGTAATATAATTGGATAATGCATCGATCCATACATACACCACATGTTTCGGATCACTCTTGACTGGTACTCCCCAAGTAAAAGTTGTTCGTGAAACTGCAAGATCCTCTAATCCTGGTTTGATAAAGTTGTTGATCATTTCGTTTTTACGAGATTCTGGCTGGATGAATTCGGGATGTTCTTCATAGTATTCCAACAGACGGTCTGCGTATTTGCTCATGCGGAAGAAGTATGATTCTTCTTTTACCAATTCTACTTCGTGTCCACTTGGCGCTTTACCACCGATCACGTTACCTTCGTCATCTTTGTACACTTCTGCAAGTTGTGTTTCTGTAAAGAATTCTTCGTCAGAAACAGAGTACCAGCCTTCATATTCACCTAAGTAAATATCTCCCTGTTCTAATAAACGATCAAATATTTTTTGAACAGCTGCTTTATGGTAATCATCTGTCGTGCGAATGAATTTATCATAACTGATATCAAGCGTTTTCCATAATTTCTTGACATCAGCCGCCATTTTATCTACATATTCTTGCGGTTTTACACCTAGTTCTTCTGCTTTTGTTTCGATTTTTTGACCATGTTCATCCACTCCAGTGAGATAAAACACATCAAAGCCCATCAACCGTTTATAACGAGCAATTGCGTCACATGCAATCGTAGTATACGAGTTGCCGATATGAAGTTTGCCGCTTGGATAATAGATTGGCGTAGTGATATAAAAAGTTTCCTTTTCTGCCACGGGGCTCTTCCTCCTTTATCGCATGATGCGAATTCGTTTCCTTGCTAGTATACCATAAAAAAAGCATGCTGTTAGCTTTTTTTCAAAATGAAAAAGACTGGATAAACGACTTCTATCTACGTTCAATCTATCCTTTAAAAGGATGAATAGGTTGAATAAATGCGGGTTTTTGTTTTGTTTCATATCTACTAAAAAACGGCTTTTTATTTCTCCCCTCACACGTGGTATAATAAAGACTATCTATCTTAGTAAGGGACTGGAACAATCATGCAGAAGAAACATCTTTTTTTTACACTTAGTATTGCTTTTCTTTCATTAGCACATTTAATATTCAGCTATTTTTATATTCGTATGTATGGTTATTTTAACCTCCATGGGCATTTGAACAGTTTTATGACAGCAGCTTGGATTTTGCGTTTTATCATTGACGTATATATCGTTATTTGTGGCTTCTTTGCCATTCGTGAAGAGCGGTATAAAGTATTGCCGTTTTATCTGCTTTTCTTTTTATTCAATCTCATACTTCCATTTATTTTTCATATTTAAATGATAACCTAGATTTTTCAAGTAAATCCTTGGTTTTTTTTCAGAGTCTGCTACAATAAGGTAAAAAGTACTTTTACTGTCAATGGAGGTGGTCAGATGAACCGTTTTGCTTCTAAAGAAGAAGAAAAATTATATTATGAACATGAAGCAA is from Enterococcus faecium and encodes:
- the metG gene encoding methionine--tRNA ligase, whose amino-acid sequence is MAEKETFYITTPIYYPSGKLHIGNSYTTIACDAIARYKRLMGFDVFYLTGVDEHGQKIETKAEELGVKPQEYVDKMAADVKKLWKTLDISYDKFIRTTDDYHKAAVQKIFDRLLEQGDIYLGEYEGWYSVSDEEFFTETQLAEVYKDDEGNVIGGKAPSGHEVELVKEESYFFRMSKYADRLLEYYEEHPEFIQPESRKNEMINNFIKPGLEDLAVSRTTFTWGVPVKSDPKHVVYVWIDALSNYITALGYGSEDESLFEKYWPADVQMVGKEIVRFHTIYWPIMLMALDLPLPKKVFGHGWLLMKDGKMSKSKGNVVYPEMLVERYGLDALRYYLLRAVPFGSDGVFTPEDFVSRVNYDLANDLGNLLNRTIAMINKYCDGLVPDYASLVTPFDSELSTTAANVVGRYHDAMEKMEFNTALAEIWVLISRANKYIDETEPWVLAKDEEKKAELNSVMIHLAESLRIAAILLQPIMTETPEKIFNQLGLDSETMNLEGLHFGEFPSGTKVVAKGTPIFPRLDMEEEVAFIQEKMSEGTQTNEDTVKWDPEETELVSTKEKQIKFDVFEKVELKVAEVINCQKVEGADKLLQFRLDAGDSQDRQILSGIAEFYPDPSELIGKKVVIVANLKPRKMRGQISQGMILSAEAPDGSLQVIEAPKSMPNGSEIA